One Bradyrhizobium manausense DNA segment encodes these proteins:
- a CDS encoding DUF2865 domain-containing protein: protein MADMPEFLSLSRPRSLLACTVLLSVVLATDAFAQAGPPGAPPPAQGGPGTNPMCVRLEGQLVALDRGGNGDPAREDQIRRYQESQTRQQAELDRVTMQAKRMGCESSGFFSLFNGQSAQCGPVNTQIQQMRANLDQITGSLERLRSGPGGGSPERDSQRRSVLVALAQNNCGPQYANAAQSQGGGNFLSNLFGGGNNPNNQQPGVPPADLGPQSGTYRTVCVRTCDGAYFPISFATVPARFPDDEKTCKALCPAAEAVLYAHRNPGEDMNSAVSISGQPYTSLPTAFKFRSEFNPSCSCKAAGQSWADALKSADDKAAAEQQGDIIVTEESAKKMQQQRLGKGAPAKKGAAPAPATAAAPAATPPAESSTTTTSENKPIRSVGPTFLPQQK from the coding sequence ATGGCGGATATGCCTGAATTTTTGTCCCTGTCCCGTCCCCGCTCCCTCCTTGCCTGCACCGTGCTTCTCAGCGTCGTGCTCGCCACTGACGCCTTTGCACAGGCCGGCCCGCCCGGCGCGCCGCCGCCCGCCCAGGGCGGGCCCGGAACGAACCCGATGTGCGTGCGGCTGGAAGGACAGCTGGTTGCGCTCGATCGCGGCGGCAACGGCGATCCCGCGCGCGAGGACCAGATCCGGCGTTACCAGGAATCGCAGACCCGCCAGCAGGCCGAGCTCGACCGCGTCACCATGCAGGCCAAGCGCATGGGCTGCGAATCCTCCGGCTTCTTCTCGCTGTTCAACGGCCAGTCGGCGCAATGCGGTCCGGTCAACACCCAGATCCAGCAGATGCGGGCCAATCTGGATCAGATCACCGGCAGTCTCGAACGCCTGCGGAGCGGTCCCGGTGGCGGCAGCCCTGAACGGGACAGCCAGCGCCGCTCGGTGCTGGTTGCGCTCGCGCAGAACAATTGCGGCCCGCAATACGCCAATGCCGCGCAGTCACAGGGCGGCGGCAACTTCCTGAGCAATCTGTTTGGCGGCGGCAACAACCCCAACAATCAGCAGCCGGGTGTCCCGCCCGCCGATCTCGGCCCGCAGTCCGGCACCTATCGTACCGTGTGCGTGCGCACCTGCGACGGCGCCTATTTCCCGATCTCGTTTGCGACCGTGCCGGCGCGCTTCCCCGATGACGAGAAGACCTGCAAGGCGCTGTGCCCGGCGGCGGAAGCCGTTCTCTATGCCCACCGCAATCCCGGCGAGGACATGAACTCCGCGGTCTCCATCAGCGGCCAGCCCTACACGTCGCTGCCGACCGCCTTCAAATTCCGCAGCGAGTTCAACCCGTCCTGCTCCTGCAAGGCGGCTGGCCAGAGCTGGGCCGACGCGCTGAAATCGGCCGACGACAAGGCCGCGGCAGAGCAGCAGGGTGACATCATCGTCACCGAGGAAAGCGCCAAGAAAATGCAGCAGCAGCGGCTCGGCAAAGGCGCGCCTGCAAAGAAAGGCGCGGCCCCTGCACCGGCAACGGCCGCCGCGCCGGCCGCGACGCCGCCTGCGGAATCGAGCACCACAACCACGTCGGAGAACAAGCCGATCCGTTCGGTCGGCCCGACCTTCCTGCCGCAGCAGAAGTAG